Proteins found in one Leguminivora glycinivorella isolate SPB_JAAS2020 chromosome 22, LegGlyc_1.1, whole genome shotgun sequence genomic segment:
- the LOC125237951 gene encoding uncharacterized protein LOC125237951, protein MLKGKVNSEVTDVLYGANLFALIKKDGGIRPIAVGSTYRRLAAKSCCKAVSDKLSAYFQPIQLGFGSRCGCEATVHALRSFISKKEGEVVLKVDVRNAFNSVDRGALLTQVREKTPELYNFVWQCYSTRSKLLFKNNLLFSSVGCQQGDPLGPALFSLAIHPVLEAMTSWKTACPNADLPIIRHSQHQWDEPLCRLVRDNLIETSTSTTERARLLAAASWESGSWLQALPSKNLGTLLSTNTLRFSLCLRLGVACVAPHQCQCGTSVSRFGLHGLSCSRSVGRLSRHASLNDILRRALVTAGAPAVLEPPGLARDDGKRPDGMTLVPWKMGRPLVWDATCVDTLAASHLPGTSNRAGAAANSAEHLKRRKYAAIDSSFMFEPFGVETLGPWGSGAHSIFKELAKRLVDATGDKKAGTYLAQRIGIAVQRGNAASLLGTLPQGTDLEPIFYL, encoded by the exons ATGTTAAAAGGTAAGGTCAACTCTGAAGTTACCGACGTCCTGTACGGAGCCAACCTTTTCGCATTGATTAAAAAGGATGGTGGTATCAGGCCGATTGCAGTTGGCTCTACCTACCGCCGTTTAGCAGCGAAATCATGCTGTAAGGCTGTATCAGATAAACTGAGTGCATATTTCCAACCGATTCAATTAGGCTTCGGTTCCAGGTGCGGCTGCGAGGCTACGGTACACGCACTACGCtcttttatttctaagaaaGAGGGCGAAGTTGTTCTGAAAGTTGACGTCCGCAACGCCTTCAACTCTGTTGACCGAGGCGCCTTACTCACGCAAGTCAGAGAAAAGACACCTGAGCTTTATAATTTTGTTTGGCAATGCTACAGCACGCGTTCCaaattactttttaaaaataaccttTTATTTTCATCAGTGGGCTGCCAACAAGGTGACCCTTTGGGTCCTGCACTTTTTAGCCTTGCCATCCACCCTGTCCTG GAAGCGATGACGAGCTGGAAAACAGCCTGCCCAAATGCAGACCTCCCCATCATTCGCCATTCGCAGCACCAATGGGACGAGCCGCTCTGTCGGCTGGTACGGGATAATCTCATTGAAACGTCTACCAGCACCACAGAGCGCGCTCGTCTCCTTGCTGCTGCGAGTTGGGAATCCGGCTCCTGGCTGCAAGCCCTGCCGTCTAAGAACCTAGGCACCTTGCTGTCAACGAACACCCTTAGATTTTCTTTATGTTTGCGTTTGGGTGTTGCTTGCGTGGCCCCTCACCAATGCCAGTGTGGCACAAGCGTCTCGCGGTTTGGTCTCCATGGCCTATCCTGTTCCAGGAGCGTCGGCCGTCTTTCACGTCACGCGAGCCTGAACGACATTCTCCGCCGAGCTCTCGTTACGGCGGGAGCCCCGGCGGTCCTAGAACCGCCTGGATTGGCTCGCGACGACGGAAAGAGACCGGACGGCATGACCCTCGTGCCTTGGAAGATGGGACGCCCTTTAGTTTGGGATGCCACATGTGTGGATACCCTTGCGGCGTCCCATCTCCCAGGGACTTCAAACAGAGCTGGTGCTGCCGCCAACTCCGCGGAACACCTCAAACGGCGCAAATATGCAGCAATTGATTCCAGTTTCATGTTTGAGCCGTTTGGGGTGGAAACGCTTGGGCCGTGGGGTTCAGGTGCTCACAGCATCTTTAAGGAGCTTGCCAAGCGCCTCGTCGACGCGACAGGAGACAAGAAGGCTGGCACTTACCTAGCGCAACGCATAGGCATTGCCGTTCAACGTGGCAATGCCGCCAGCCTTCTTGGCACCTTGCCACAGGGAACCGATTTAGAgccgattttttatttataa